The Bdellovibrionota bacterium sequence TACTTCTTCACCGTTCTTGATCGCGCCAGTTCTTCTTACATCCATACGAACAGAAGAGTAGAACTTCAATGCGTTACCACCCGTCGTTGTTTCTGGGTTACCGAACATAACACCGATTTTCATACGAATTTGGTTAATGAAAATTACTGTTGTGTTGGATCTGCTGATGATTGCCGTTAATTTTCTTAAAGCTTGTGACATTAATCTTGCTTGAAGACCCATATGGCTATCGCCCATATCGCCTTCGATTTCTGCTCTTGGAGTTAAAGCTGCAACTGAGTCTACAACTAGAACGTCAACCGCACCCGATCTAACAAGAGTTTCGGTGATTTCTAAAGCTTGTTCACCAGTATCGGGCTGAGAAACTAATAGATCTTCAACTTTAACACCTAATTTTTTTGCATAACTGATATCCAAGGCATGCTCAGCATCAACAAACGCTGCAACGCCACCCGCTTTTTGCGATTGAGCGATGATTGAAAGAGCGATCGTTGTTTTACCAGAAGATTCTGGACCGTAGATCTCGATGATTCTTCCTTTTGGAACTCCGCCTATTCCTAAAGCGATATCCAAGCCAAGTGAACCAGTAGAAATAACTGAGATGTTATCTCCTAATTTGTTATCTCCGCCCAATTTCATGATGGAACCTTTACCGAATTGTTTTTCGATAGAAGATAAAGCTAAGTCTAATGCTTTTGATTTTTCTGAGTTTGTCGTTTGAACTGCCATGTATATTGCTCCTCTGGTTTACAGTGCTCGCTATGGCGAGCACTAGCCAAGTTTAATTATTAATCTTTTTGTTTAGAGTTGGCCTTGGGAAGCCCACCGTATTTTTTTTCGTCTGTTCTGTATATATTTACAGTTACAGCGACGAAATCGTTTTAATTAGTAGCTCAATTGCGTAGTCGCTAGCAGCATCTTGCACACGCGCTCTATCGCCGATGAATACCTTCATCTCTGTCTTTACAATTTTTAGGCCACTAATTCCGAACCATACAGTGCCAACTGGCTTGGTTTGCGATCCGCCCCCCGGACCCGCAATACCAGTAATACTAACGCTGAAAGTGCAATTCAACAATTCTCGTACATTCCTGGACATTTTTTCTGCCACGACCTGGCTAACAGCGCCATGGTTTTTTATATCAATTTCAGGTATTTCCAGCACATCTTGCTTAACAGAATTGGCGTAGGAAATGATGGACCCAATAAAAAACTCGGAACTACCTGGAACTGCTGTGATCTTTGCCGAGAATCGGCCACCTGTGCAACTTTCGGCAGCACCTAGGGTAGCTTTTTTTTCTTTTAGAATTTTGAAGAGTTCTTCAACTTTATCCATTAGATGTATCCGCTTTGCGTCAAGAACTGTAGGACTACATTTGCGACTAAACCTGCCGCCACGTCATCTATGACAACACCAAATCCGCCTTTAACTTTGTCATTTAAATAACTAATTGGGAATGGTTTCCAAATATCCAGCACTCTAAAAAGAAAAAATCCTAAGACCAAATGTTTTAATGAAAACGGAAGCCACGTCATTGTAATTAAGAATCCTACAACTTCATCGATAACAATTTCAGGACGATCGTGTGTAGGCTGATCTTTTTCGTAGGCATCAGAGATAAAAATAGCAAAAATTACGAGTAGAAACGTTAAGACCATATAAACGTAGGGTCCGGTTAAAAAAAACAAACACCAGACTGGAATTGCTGCCAACGTTCCTATGGTTCCTGGCATTTTGGGTGACAGTCCTGCGCCAAAAAAGGTAGCTGCCAATGAAATCCATTTTGATTTATTCATAAAAGTATTAGACAATGAAAGAAGTAATATGACTACAAAGAAAAAGTCGGCTCTCGAAAAAATCGTTGATTACTTATCAGTAAGAGACCATTCCGAAAAAGAAATTCGAAATAAACTGACATCTAAACAATTTGAAGCGGAAGACATTGATGAAGGCATTGAGATTGCTCAAGAGCAGGGCCTTATCATGGAACCCACAAAGCTTGCAGAGAATGTTTCTGAGCAACTCAATCGCAAACACAAAGGCATTCTCTATATAAATCAATATTTAGAATCCAAAGGCTTGCCCTGCATTCATCCGAACTGGAACTTAGAGGTCGAAAAGGCAAAAGAACTCACTTTAAAACGCCTAAACAAAAATCCACCCTACACAATCGAAGAAAAACAGGATATTTATCGTTACTTAACTAATAGAGGTTATGCGGACCAAACGATAAATACAGTTATCCACGCTGCCCGTCTATAATTACCAATAGAGAAAGCCAGAACATGAAAAGTGTTGAGATTAGAGAAAAATTCTTAAAGTATTTTGAAAAAAACAAGCACACGATTGTTTCGAGCTCAAAACTTATCCCTGAGGGCGACAATACAATTCTTTTTACGAACGCTGGGATGAACCAATTTAAAAATGTTTTCTTGGGTTATGACAAACGAGATTACGTGCGTGCTACAACTTCTCAAAAGTGCGTGAGAGCTGGCGGAAAGCACAATGACCTGGAACAAGTTGGAGTCACAGCACGCCACCATACGTTCTTTGAAATGCTGGGTAATTTTTCGTTTGGTGATTACTTCAAAAAAGATGCAATTCGTTTTGCTTGGGATTTTTTAACAAACGAATTAAAAATTCCAAAACAAAAACTTTATGTGACTGTTTTTGAAACAGATGATGAAGCTGCGGAAATCTGGCACCAACAAGAAGGCGTTCCAAAAGATAGAATTTTTAGACTTGGTGAAAAAGACAACTTCTGGAGAATGGGTGACACGGGACCTTGCGGACCTTGTACAGAAATTTTCTACGATCACGGTCCGTCCGCAGGCTCAACAGGAAATCCCAATGCAAAGTTCGGCGAAGACGATCAAAGATTTGTAGAGATCTGGAACCTGGTATTTATGCAATACTTCGAAGAATCTCCTGGAAAATTGAACCCACTTCCAAAACCTTCTGTTGATACTGGCGCGGGACTCGAGAGAATCGCTGCAGTTATGCAAGGTGTGTACATGAACTACGACACAGACCTTTTCCAACCTTTGATTCAAAAGGCTGCAAAGATCTCTGGGAAGAAATACAATTCTGATAAAGAATTAGATACTGCGTTCAGAGTTATTGCCGATCACTCAAGAGCAGCGGCATTCTTGATCGCTGATGGAGTAATGCCTACGAATGATGGCAGAGGGTATGTTTTAAGACGTATTCTTCGCCGCGGAATTAGATTCGGAAGAAAATTATCTCTTGATCAATCTATTCTTACCCCTGTAGTGGAGGAATTAATTTCAGTGATGGGCAAAGCCTATCCGGAATTGACTCAGCAAAAGAATTTAATTTTAAAGACTGTAAAATCTGAAGAAGAATCATTCCTAAAAACTTTAGATCAAGGAACTGAGATATTTAATAAAGAAATCGCAAAATTAAAAAAGGATAAGAAGAATACTCTTCCTGGTGAATTCGCATTCAAACTCTATGACACTTATGGATTCCCAGCAGACTTAACAAGACTTATGAGCGACGAACAAAATATTCAATTCGACGAAGCTGGTTTTGAAAAGAACATGGATGAAGCTAGAAAAAGATCTCAAGCTTCATGGAAAGGCCAAGCTTTGGCCGTGGATCAAGGTC is a genomic window containing:
- the recA gene encoding recombinase RecA, which gives rise to MAVQTTNSEKSKALDLALSSIEKQFGKGSIMKLGGDNKLGDNISVISTGSLGLDIALGIGGVPKGRIIEIYGPESSGKTTIALSIIAQSQKAGGVAAFVDAEHALDISYAKKLGVKVEDLLVSQPDTGEQALEITETLVRSGAVDVLVVDSVAALTPRAEIEGDMGDSHMGLQARLMSQALRKLTAIISRSNTTVIFINQIRMKIGVMFGNPETTTGGNALKFYSSVRMDVRRTGAIKNGEEVTGSRTAVKVVKNKVAPPFARAEFDLMYGEGISLTGEVLDIASDKGIIEKAGAWYSYNGERIGQGRDASKVYLKENPKLLETLRQLVLEAQGIGVKPGAPAPKTSVDAPVSISTEDALAKAVAKKKTKN
- a CDS encoding CinA family protein is translated as MDKVEELFKILKEKKATLGAAESCTGGRFSAKITAVPGSSEFFIGSIISYANSVKQDVLEIPEIDIKNHGAVSQVVAEKMSRNVRELLNCTFSVSITGIAGPGGGSQTKPVGTVWFGISGLKIVKTEMKVFIGDRARVQDAASDYAIELLIKTISSL
- a CDS encoding phosphatidylglycerophosphatase A, which encodes MNKSKWISLAATFFGAGLSPKMPGTIGTLAAIPVWCLFFLTGPYVYMVLTFLLVIFAIFISDAYEKDQPTHDRPEIVIDEVVGFLITMTWLPFSLKHLVLGFFLFRVLDIWKPFPISYLNDKVKGGFGVVIDDVAAGLVANVVLQFLTQSGYI
- a CDS encoding regulatory protein RecX produces the protein MTTKKKSALEKIVDYLSVRDHSEKEIRNKLTSKQFEAEDIDEGIEIAQEQGLIMEPTKLAENVSEQLNRKHKGILYINQYLESKGLPCIHPNWNLEVEKAKELTLKRLNKNPPYTIEEKQDIYRYLTNRGYADQTINTVIHAARL
- the alaS gene encoding alanine--tRNA ligase; this encodes MKSVEIREKFLKYFEKNKHTIVSSSKLIPEGDNTILFTNAGMNQFKNVFLGYDKRDYVRATTSQKCVRAGGKHNDLEQVGVTARHHTFFEMLGNFSFGDYFKKDAIRFAWDFLTNELKIPKQKLYVTVFETDDEAAEIWHQQEGVPKDRIFRLGEKDNFWRMGDTGPCGPCTEIFYDHGPSAGSTGNPNAKFGEDDQRFVEIWNLVFMQYFEESPGKLNPLPKPSVDTGAGLERIAAVMQGVYMNYDTDLFQPLIQKAAKISGKKYNSDKELDTAFRVIADHSRAAAFLIADGVMPTNDGRGYVLRRILRRGIRFGRKLSLDQSILTPVVEELISVMGKAYPELTQQKNLILKTVKSEEESFLKTLDQGTEIFNKEIAKLKKDKKNTLPGEFAFKLYDTYGFPADLTRLMSDEQNIQFDEAGFEKNMDEARKRSQASWKGQALAVDQGHLIAHSQKIKATEFVGYSSLSADGKVLALSDGQKIVEKLGATDGLLVTDKTPFYAEGGGQVGDVGHGKSSKAKFEVTNCIKIGNAFFHSITITEGELKTGDSVHLEVSSSTRRETQSNHSATHLMHAALRTVLGTHVTQAGSHVDSNRTRFDFTHDKPVTDEEIAKIEELVNEQIGLAHDIKPEVMPYKKAIDAGVMALFGEKYGDEVRVLKMGDFSAELCGGTHVSNTAQIRLFKISSETGIAKGVRRIEAVTGTKAISYLQNIEKIYDEVRASLKIDESFADVANIQNGSDSKTVSKLQNVISEKDAAVKEAKKIFMESLSKNYDVDKIASTGKKFSDGTYVFVKIDTDDRKFITDFSEKLRNKIQSGIVLAVGEGSEGCPVIVSVTKNLTTKYNAGKILQEVNQILGGKGGGKPDLAQGSAPTLSALDQAKKKMDSLIQ